One segment of Purpureocillium takamizusanense chromosome 7, complete sequence DNA contains the following:
- a CDS encoding uncharacterized protein (COG:O~EggNog:ENOG503P2M5): MAPTRDYYADLELPTTADVTEVKKQFRKLALKYHPDRNPGKEQEVNSKFQIIQSAHEVLSDPQQKAKYDATLSRTNRVGASGVKGNPWANVSQQFPTPPRRNAAARNATSGAQRWQTRFSNGVPPTAKQGAAADPEAKKNAARAFENMRKSQSHGSSKNAQKEARPSQPPPPPPRTETARQRAEASFGARKSGYQPRAAAPGDEPPFSAASYYTRMNADQRQPPPPPPRKAQDGPMPDPLSQFRDRDAFADARQSTPYTSHGGEKTNPFDGVPLGRAKSSGSSYRREEPSDSDDRNGGNRSSSVPKSGLHTPQEDALPTYTADETGGDTSFKARANASNFYGSLDPTSDAPNQTEPQGQDASGPSLYATPYDLPSVACSSFSNCDGRHPGCLNYGRWVFHEYEISHDFNASEVHRQNPASSGDQESFQNLSPFELRQHLLLDHLIKNKGADGSPEKDRMHAASSTPDSHDTRDSADQTLVGSFNFPVGDGTTEHKSPTTGQNPFAKTSVDDINTQFVNDERENTWQFSAGSGEPQEGRTHSRPSSGGRSTRRSPLKRPSMRRPEPEPPAPQTQAETKPTGFNADEWEFGPQAFVPPPTSGNPASPTRRANSKKVKARPTAGSAAIVDEDSSEGETYEWRGRSAGTKQTPVDSPQAMDIDSPPTGPTAAPSSDFNNARNIPVEPTRPEWRPGNVDAVTGDGKPQRPEKIPLDPNTMGSEDSDDIRASFADLKNVAPFAREQSGLRSLDALKDSLPFESKASEEIPIKKPKAPPLDFPPPPEAPRLPPTVAIEGMKPNAASWSKYLEDFETYLQEWDNFNGQVVDHFATRNFNISSIRAAKGYAFLGARSDSDIQSYMHWVQQDNDVRRRWSAACEEHEKRLGEFMAFREKMK; this comes from the exons ATGGCTCCCACTAGGGACTACTACGCTGATCTGGAGCTGCCCACCACTGCAGACGTTACCGAGGTCAAGAAGCAATTCAGGAAACTAG CGCTCAAGTACCACCCCGATCGCAATCCTGGCAAAGAGCAGGAAGTCAACTCCAAGTTCCAAATCATCCAATCCGCCCACGAGGTCCTCTCCGACCCTCAGCAGAAGGCGAAATACGATGCGACGCTCAGTCGGACAAACAGGGTAGGCGCTTCGGGCGTCAAGGGCAACCCGTGGGCGAACGTTAGCCAGCAATTTCcgacgcctcctcgccgcaaCGCTGCCGCACGCAATGCGACGTCAGGGGCGCAGCGATGGCAGACTCGATTCTCCAATGGTGTTCCTCCCACGGCCAAGCaaggcgccgcagccgatCCAGAGGCGAAGAAGAACGCCGCCCGAGCCTTCGAAAATATGCGCAAGAGCCAGTCCCATGGAAGCAGCAAGAACGCGCAGAAAGAAGCTCGCCCATCacagcctcctccacctccaccccGGACGGAGACGGCCAGACAGCGGGCGGAAGCCTCGTTTGGGGCGAGAAAATCTGGGTACCAGCCACGCGCAGCGGCGCCTGGGGACGAGCCCCCATTCTCTGCGGCGAGTTACTACACGAGGATGAACGCAGACCAGCGAcagccgcctccgcctcctccccggaAAGCCCAGGATGGCCCTATGCCCGATCCTCTTAGCCAGTTCCGAGACCGCGATGCCTTTGCAGACGCCCGACAGAGCACGCCATACACATCGCACGGTGGCGAGAAGACAAATCCGTTTGACGGCGTGCCTCTTGGCCGCGCCAAGAGCTCTGGGAGCTCATACCGTAGGGAGGAGCCGTCCGACTCGGATGATAGAAACGGAGGGAACCGCAGCTCTAGCGTCCCCAAATCCGGTCTCCATACGCCACAGGAAGATGCTCTTCCGACATacaccgccgacgagacaGGCGGCGACACGTCTTTCAAAGCCAGGGCTAACGCCAGCAATTTCTACGGGAGCCTTGACCCAACTTCAGATGCTCCGAACC AGACCGAGCCTCAAGGCCAGGATGCCAGCGGCCCATCATTGTATGCCACTCCTTATGATTTGCCGTCAGTTGCGTGTTCTTCATTTTCAAATTGTGACGGCAGACACCCCGGATGTCTGAACTACGGCAGATGGGTTTTTCATGAGTATGAAATAAGCCATGACTTCAACGCCAGCGAAGTCCACCGCCAGAATCCGGCTTCTAGTGGAGACCAGGAAAGCTTCCAGAATCTCAGTCCTTtcgagctgcggcagcaCCTGCTTCTCGATCACTTGATAAAGAACAAGGGGGCCGACGGTTCGCCTGAAAAGGACAGGATGCATGCAGCCAGCTCAACCCCAGACTCGCATGATACGAGGGACTCTGCTGACCAAACTCTTGTGGGTAGCTTCAATTTTcccgtgggcgacggcacTACCGAGCACAAATCGCCGACCACGGGCCAGAATCCGTTTGCCAAGACCAGCGTCGATGACATCAACACGCAGTTTGTCAATGACGAAAGGGAAAACACGTGGCAGTTCAGTGCCGGGAGTGGAGAGCCACAGGAGGGACGTACTCATAGTCGCCCTTCGTCGGGCGGCAGAAGcacgcgccgctcgccgttgAAGCGGCCGTCGATGCGACGACCCGAGCCCGAGCCTCCGGCTCCTCAAACGCAAGCCGAGACGAAGCCGACTGGGTTCAACGCTGATGAATGGGAGTTTGGACCACAGGCATTTGTCCCGCCACCAACGTCCGGCAAcccggcctcgcccacgcGCCGTGCGAACTCTAAGAAGGTCAaggccaggccgacggcagGTAGTGCAGCCATTGTCGACGAAGACTCCAGCGAAGGTGAGACGTACGAATGGCGCGGCCGCAGTGCTGGGACAAAGCAGACGCCGGTAGATAGCCCTCAAGCCATGGATATCGACTCGCCTCCAACGGGACCAACGGCCGCCCCCTCGAGCGATTTCAACAACGCGCGCAACATACCCGTTGAGCCTACGCGGCCCGAATGGCGGCCCGGAAACGTCGATGCCGTGACTGGGGACGGCAAACCTCAGCGGCCGGAGAAGATACCCCTCGATCCGAACACAATGGGATCAGAGGACAGCGATGATATCCGCGCTAGCTTTGCGGATCTGAAGAACGTGGCTCCATTTGCCCGCGAACAGTCCGGTCTGCGATCCCTGGATGCTCTCAAGGACAGCCTGCCATTTGAGAGCAAAGCATCGGAGGAGATACCGATCAAGAAGCCCAAGGCACCGCCCCTTGACttcccgcctcctcccgagGCACCACGGCTGCCACCTACTGTGGCAATTGAGGGGATGAAGCCGAACGCGGCCTCGTGGAGCAAGTATCTTGAAGACTTCGAGACGTACCTGCAAGAGTGGGACAACTTTAACGGCCAAGTAGTAGACCACTTTGCCACGCGCAACTTCAATATTTCTTCCATCAGAGCCGCCAAGGGCTATGCCTTCTTGGGGGCtcgcagcgacagcgacatTCAGAGTTATATGCATTGGGTCCAACAGGACAACGACgtccggcggcgatggagtGCGGCTTGCGAGGAGCATGAGAAGCGACTCGGCGAGTTCATGGCGTTCAGAGAGAAGATGAAGTAG
- a CDS encoding uncharacterized protein (EggNog:ENOG503PGXC), with the protein MSDVETTATPTKSSAWTEEAKVELLLRIIVQLREDGKQVNWSRINMPGRTLKSMQNMWTKFNKEIAELKNEEGADGGGGGGGGGSKPATPTRARATPRGRGRPKKSEAIVAPGASDDEDDNKVTPKKRGAGRAAANSASKRIKKDDEEDVIIKEDVEGGVDELVKTAESEIEESVEV; encoded by the exons ATGTCCGACGTGGAAACTACCGCCACTCCCACCAAGTCCTCCGCCTGgaccgaggaggccaag gtagagctgctcctccgcatcatcgtccagctccgcgaggacggcaagcagGTCAACTGGTCGCGCATCAACATGCCCGGCCGTACCCTGAAGAGCATGCAGAACATGTGGACCAAGTTCAACAAGGAGATTGCCGAGCTCAAGAACGAGGAGGGcgctgatggcggcggcggcggcggcggcggcggctccaagCCCGCTACTCCCACCCGGGCCAGAGCGACCC CacgtggccgcggccgtcccAAGAAGTCCGAGGCGATTGTGGCTCCCGgagccagcgacgacgaggatgacaACAAGGTCACCCCAAAgaagcgcggcgcgg GTCGTGCCGCAGCCAATAGTGCCTCCAAGAGGATCAAGAaggacgacgaagaggacgtcATCATCAAAGAAGACGTCGAaggaggcgtcgacgagctcgtcaagacggccgagtcTGAGATCGAGGAGTCTGTCGAGGTCTAG